A window of the Serratia sarumanii genome harbors these coding sequences:
- a CDS encoding diiron oxygenase, with amino-acid sequence MSLIETTLKKWDRAAIVRSRPRRLLNEQDSQSTLFFPLERLPLCLHPRVAALGEQALRYIQVQTLYHYLNGIANIELDIINDSSYKLYKNAVGVDFPLEMRLDALTVVVDESYHALVALDLINQVEQMTSIAPLPMPKDTEASYALAQSLAMGDERLRELLRLVCVSLSEQALTTDLIDVINNEDIFPTFYLVMKDHVADEGRHARFSQQVLSHIWRHSDAATKQALQQPILAFLEGYATDAIAKDFSACMLRQLGLAEAEIIDIIADTYPATHVKPWETNNIVTEQMLVALNKSGILADLPIADALHAKI; translated from the coding sequence ATGAGCCTCATTGAAACCACGTTGAAAAAATGGGATCGCGCCGCGATTGTCCGCTCCCGTCCTCGTCGCCTTCTCAACGAACAGGACAGCCAATCAACCCTTTTCTTCCCCCTCGAACGTCTGCCGCTGTGCCTCCATCCGCGCGTTGCCGCGCTCGGTGAACAAGCATTGCGCTATATTCAGGTGCAAACCCTCTACCACTACCTGAATGGCATCGCCAACATCGAGTTGGATATCATCAATGATTCCAGTTACAAGCTCTACAAAAACGCGGTCGGCGTAGACTTTCCGCTTGAAATGCGCTTAGACGCGCTGACCGTGGTCGTGGATGAGTCCTATCACGCCCTGGTGGCGCTGGATCTGATCAATCAGGTAGAGCAAATGACGTCCATTGCGCCGCTGCCGATGCCAAAAGACACCGAGGCTTCCTATGCCCTGGCGCAATCGTTGGCAATGGGGGACGAACGGCTGCGCGAACTGCTGCGACTGGTGTGCGTGTCTCTGTCTGAGCAGGCGCTGACCACCGATCTTATCGATGTGATCAACAACGAAGATATCTTCCCGACCTTTTACCTGGTGATGAAAGATCACGTTGCGGATGAAGGCCGCCATGCCCGCTTCTCACAGCAGGTGCTAAGCCATATCTGGCGCCACAGCGACGCGGCGACCAAGCAAGCGTTGCAACAACCGATTTTGGCTTTCCTGGAAGGCTACGCAACCGACGCTATCGCCAAAGATTTCAGCGCCTGCATGTTGCGCCAACTCGGACTGGCCGAAGCGGAAATTATCGACATCATCGCAGACACTTATCCAGCAACGCATGTTAAACCGTGGGAAACCAATAATATCGTCACGGAACAAATGCTGGTGGCACTGAATAAATCGGGCATTCTGGCTGATTTGCCTATCGCCGATGCGCTGCATGCAAAAATCTAA
- a CDS encoding 2Fe-2S iron-sulfur cluster-binding protein yields the protein MSAKTGPDGHHVIFDGAGIGDFCPETSLLENFERLNIDIPNLCRKGRCGCCKLLLISGNIRHEKQSALCEEELEENIILACCAYSQSDIEIELY from the coding sequence ATGTCTGCAAAAACAGGGCCCGATGGTCATCATGTTATTTTTGATGGCGCGGGCATCGGTGACTTTTGTCCTGAAACGTCGCTGCTTGAAAACTTCGAAAGATTAAATATCGACATCCCCAACCTATGCCGAAAGGGGAGGTGCGGCTGTTGCAAATTACTTCTAATCAGCGGAAATATACGCCATGAAAAACAGAGTGCCTTATGCGAAGAGGAGTTAGAAGAAAATATTATTCTAGCCTGCTGTGCCTATTCACAATCGGATATTGAAATAGAACTCTATTAA